A single bacterium DNA region contains:
- the xerD gene encoding site-specific tyrosine recombinase XerD, translating to MNLEKLSKLFVDYLVSELSSSPDTVDAYRRDIKRFVEFVSSHGVESPDEITRGLVNSFVRYLSDLGLARSSISRNISALRTFWGFLILNKFAQSDPTEALTVQSVKRKIPEVLTVAEVERLLDAVDISNPLGIRDRAILEFMYATGARVSETINVKTSDIHKEQRFVRLFGKGSKERLVPIGKQSLYWIERYMRDIRPTMVNKYSGGYLFLNSRGRKFSRMGIWKIIRRWAEKAGIEKNVHPHTLRHSFATHLIEGGADTRAVQEMLGHISIATTQIYTHISMKKITETYFKYHPRGRDESILAENSADTSDGESSSSY from the coding sequence ATTAATCTTGAGAAACTATCAAAACTTTTCGTTGATTACCTTGTCTCGGAACTTTCCAGTTCACCCGATACTGTTGATGCTTACCGTCGCGATATAAAGCGTTTCGTTGAGTTTGTTTCCTCTCATGGTGTAGAGTCACCCGATGAAATCACTCGCGGACTGGTTAATTCATTCGTTCGTTACCTTTCTGATCTCGGGCTTGCGAGGTCATCTATTTCGCGAAACATTTCTGCGTTAAGGACATTCTGGGGATTTCTTATCCTCAACAAGTTTGCCCAAAGCGACCCTACCGAAGCCTTAACAGTGCAATCGGTGAAAAGAAAGATACCTGAAGTGCTCACAGTAGCGGAGGTTGAGAGGTTACTTGATGCAGTTGACATATCAAATCCACTTGGCATAAGGGATAGGGCAATTCTCGAGTTTATGTATGCGACGGGGGCAAGAGTGTCGGAAACCATCAATGTTAAGACATCGGACATACACAAAGAACAGAGGTTCGTAAGGCTTTTCGGCAAGGGTTCGAAGGAGAGGCTCGTTCCGATAGGGAAGCAATCCCTTTATTGGATTGAGCGATACATGCGAGATATTCGTCCGACTATGGTAAATAAGTATTCTGGCGGGTATCTTTTTCTTAATTCGCGGGGCAGAAAATTTTCTCGCATGGGAATATGGAAGATAATACGGAGATGGGCTGAAAAAGCGGGAATAGAAAAAAATGTGCATCCACACACTTTAAGGCACTCTTTTGCTACTCATCTTATTGAGGGTGGCGCTGATACCCGTGCTGTTCAGGAGATGCTTGGTCACATCTCTATTGCAACCACACAAATTTATACGCATATTTCTATGAAAAAGATAACAGAAACTTATTTCAAATATCACCCACGAGGTCGTGATGAAAGCATTTTGGCTGAAAATAGCGCTGATACTTCTGATGGCGAATCTTCCAGCAGCTATTGA